The Chrysemys picta bellii isolate R12L10 chromosome 12, ASM1138683v2, whole genome shotgun sequence genome has a segment encoding these proteins:
- the LOC135975026 gene encoding uncharacterized protein LOC135975026: MESQDRKRAPAWTEREVRDLLAIWGDESVLAELRSSKRNGKVLEKVSKAMKDRGHNRDAQQCRVKIKELRQAYHKAREANGRSGAEPQTCRFYAELHAVLGGAATTTPTVCYDSVNGETHREEGSGNKEDEDGGNVGSSQQQGSRETGFPNSQDMFVTLDLEPVTPELTQDPEGTQETSAANVSPSQRLVNIRKRKRRTRDDMFTELQMSSHADRAQQNAWRQSMSDMRKAQYEQEERWRAEWRAEQSKWRAEDDRWRQLAHRRQESMLRLLEHQTDMLQRMVELQERQQEQRPLLQPLCNQQPSSPSSIASSPRRPRTRWGGLRPPSHSTPDDCPSIRRLAFNKS; encoded by the exons atggagtcccaggatcgcaaaagagctccagcatggaccgaacgggaggtacgggatctgctcgccatatggggagatgaatctgtgctagctgaactccgtagcagtaaaagaaatggcaaagtattagaaaaggtctccaaggccatgaaggacagaggccataacagggacgcacagcagtgccgcgtgaaaattaaggagctacggcaagcctaccacaaagccagagaagcaaatggaaggtccggggcagagccacaaacttgccgcttctacgcggagctgcatgccgttctagggggtgcagccaccactaccccaaccgtgtgctatgactccgtcaatggagaaacacacagggaagagggttcagggaacaaggaagatgaggatggaggtaatgtaggtagctcacagcagcaaggaagcagagaaaccggtttccccaacagccaggatatgtttgtcaccctggacctggaaccagtaacccccgaactcacccaagaccctgagggcacacaggagacctctg ctgcaaatgtttctccttcgcagaggctagtgaacattagaaagagaaaacggaggacgcgggacgatatgttcacggagctccagatgtcctcccacgctgatagagcacagcagaatgcgtggaggcagtcaatgtcggacatgagaaaagcacaatatgaacaggaggagaggtggcgggctgaatggcgggctgaacagagcaagtggcgggctgaagatgataggtggcgtcagcttgcacacagaaggcaagagtcaatgctccgtctgctggagcatcaaactgatatgctccagcgtatggttgagctgcaggaaaggcagcaggagcagagaccgctgctacagcccctgtgtaaccaacagccctcctccccaagttccatagcctcctcacccagacgcccaagaacacggtgggggggcctccggccacccagtcactccaccccagacgattgcccaagcatcagaaggctggccttcaataagagttaa
- the LOC135975027 gene encoding uncharacterized protein LOC135975027, producing MRKGTFMELCDLLSPALKRQNTRMRAALTVEKCVAIALWKLTTPDSYRLVGNQFGVGKSTVGAVIQVARAIKDLVISRVVTLGNVQAIVDGFVAMGFPNCGGAIDGTHIPILAPEHQATEYINRKGYFSMLLQAPVDHKGCFTNINVGRPGKVHDARVFRHSGLFRKLEEGTFFPDQKVTVGDVEMPIVILGDPAYPLMPWLMKPYTDNLDRSQDLFNYRLSKCRKVVECAFGRLKARWRSLLTRSDLSEKNIPIVIAACCALHNICESKGETFMAGWEVEATRLAADYAQPDTRAVRGAQQGAVRIREALKTSFVTGQATV from the coding sequence atgcgtaagggcactttcatggaactttgtgacttgctttcccctgccctgaagcgccagaataccaggatgagagcagccctcacagttgagaagtgcgtggcgatagccctgtggaagcttacaacgccagacagctaccggttagtcgggaatcaatttggagtgggcaaatctactgtgggggctgtgatccaagttgccagggcaatcaaagacctggtgatatcaagggtagtgactctgggaaacgtgcaggccatagtggatggctttgttgcaatgggattcccaaactgtggtggggccatagacggaacccatatccctatcttggcaccggagcaccaagccaccgagtacataaaccgcaaggggtacttttcaatgctgctgcaagccccggtggatcacaagggatgtttcaccaacatcaacgtgggaagGCCGGGAAaagtacatgatgctcgcgtcttcaggcactctggtctgtttcgaaagctggaggaagggactttcttcccggaccagaaagtaaccgttggggatgttgaaatgcctatcgtgatccttggggacccagcctaccccttaatgccatggctcatgaagccgtacacagacaacctggacaggagtcaggacctgttcaactataggctgagcaagtgccgaaaggtggtggaatgtgcatttggacgtttaaaagcgcgctggcgcagcttactgactcgctcagacctcagcgaaaagaatatccccattgttattgctgcttgctgtgcgctccacaatatctgtgagagtaagggggagacatttatggcggggtgggaggttgaggcaactcgcctggctgctgattacgcgcagccagacaccagggcggttagaggagcacagcagggcgcagtgcgcatcagagaagctttgaaaacgagttttgtgactggccaggctacggtgtga